A section of the Rhizobium sp. SSA_523 genome encodes:
- a CDS encoding PAS domain-containing protein, producing MLQITKVLHLTRANIVSLHKPQVKEDSKTTSTRPELSDSDFVRAFRSFNRTGFWRANLESGHVFFCEQACSIFGLKPTDKPINLIAAFSRIHPDDLMRVVEVHEASSVHPMAYQKIFRIRIDGEGYRWFGFICATHKGRAESGEITGMIYLLPEQRSQFDYILAEPSE from the coding sequence TTGCTCCAGATCACCAAGGTTCTTCATTTGACCCGCGCAAATATCGTTTCGCTTCACAAGCCCCAGGTGAAGGAAGACAGCAAGACGACGTCCACTCGGCCGGAGCTGTCGGATAGCGACTTCGTCCGGGCCTTCCGGAGTTTCAATCGCACCGGCTTTTGGCGCGCAAATCTGGAAAGCGGCCATGTCTTTTTCTGCGAGCAGGCCTGTTCCATCTTCGGCCTCAAGCCGACCGATAAGCCGATCAATCTGATCGCCGCATTCTCCCGCATCCATCCCGATGACCTGATGCGCGTCGTCGAGGTTCACGAGGCCTCGTCTGTGCATCCCATGGCCTATCAGAAGATATTCCGCATCAGGATCGACGGCGAGGGCTATCGCTGGTTCGGCTTCATCTGCGCCACCCATAAGGGCCGCGCCGAGAGCGGCGAAATCACCGGAATGATCTATCTTCTGCCCGAGCAGCGCTCGCAGTTCGACTATATCCTGGCCGAACCCTCGGAATAA
- a CDS encoding DUF2333 family protein, whose protein sequence is MMDAVTAFLHRIGQALGRGFRLIFVAIAWPFMAAHGWYRQRHLMVKLPVALFAGLVVLLYGYFIWQTQVWSGFDPNFVDRYRLAERSVAAGQPLPQAPVAPAPPSPGDPSAATPPPGSPAAADSGATSPASAPAPAPAPSSQTTVAVVRQCQPSAIVEAVGDLTDQNVNQNAWISSMLLYRLGFFGIDWDDTPFLDNKAAFQRGVNQAVRRTAVELVDTLGRVRGTSGINGDLQDARGNLQFDEYSWYFGLDPFGFKTPTPSYYRAAITSLRKFNLDLSGCNALFDTRADNLVQFIDRIANDLGSTSAILRERSENYNAGWFDNRADDRFWFAYGQLYGYYAVFASAGADFSQVIRERNLTSLWVETLSQFQAALRIQPAIISNGSESGWIMPTHLATMGFYILRVRSNLVEVRGVLDR, encoded by the coding sequence ATCATGGATGCCGTAACCGCCTTCCTTCACCGAATCGGCCAGGCGCTCGGCCGCGGCTTCCGGCTCATCTTCGTGGCGATCGCCTGGCCCTTCATGGCGGCGCATGGCTGGTACCGTCAGCGGCATCTGATGGTGAAACTGCCGGTGGCGCTGTTTGCGGGCCTGGTTGTGCTGCTCTATGGCTATTTCATCTGGCAGACACAGGTCTGGAGCGGCTTCGACCCGAACTTCGTCGATCGCTATCGGCTGGCGGAGCGCAGCGTCGCGGCCGGTCAGCCACTGCCGCAGGCACCGGTTGCGCCTGCTCCTCCATCGCCTGGCGATCCTTCGGCTGCAACCCCGCCGCCCGGCAGTCCGGCGGCAGCCGATTCCGGCGCCACGTCGCCCGCATCCGCCCCCGCTCCCGCCCCCGCTCCCTCATCGCAAACCACAGTTGCGGTTGTGCGCCAATGCCAGCCGTCCGCCATCGTCGAAGCGGTCGGCGACCTGACGGACCAGAACGTCAACCAGAATGCCTGGATCTCGTCCATGCTTCTCTACCGCCTCGGCTTCTTCGGCATCGACTGGGATGATACGCCCTTCCTCGACAACAAGGCGGCGTTCCAGCGCGGCGTGAATCAGGCGGTGCGGCGGACCGCCGTCGAACTGGTCGATACGCTCGGCCGCGTGCGGGGCACGTCGGGCATCAACGGTGATCTGCAAGATGCCCGCGGCAATCTCCAGTTCGACGAATATTCCTGGTATTTCGGCCTCGATCCCTTCGGCTTCAAGACGCCGACGCCCAGCTATTACCGCGCCGCCATTACCAGCCTGCGCAAGTTCAACCTCGACTTGTCCGGCTGCAATGCGCTGTTCGATACGCGTGCCGACAATCTCGTGCAGTTCATCGACCGGATCGCCAATGATCTCGGCTCGACCTCGGCGATCCTGCGCGAGCGATCGGAAAACTACAATGCCGGCTGGTTCGACAACCGGGCGGATGATCGGTTCTGGTTCGCCTATGGCCAGCTCTACGGCTACTATGCTGTCTTCGCATCGGCCGGTGCCGATTTCAGCCAGGTGATCCGCGAGCGAAACCTGACATCGCTCTGGGTGGAGACGCTTTCGCAATTCCAGGCGGCGCTGCGCATTCAGCCGGCGATTATCTCCAATGGCAGCGAAAGCGGATGGATCATGCCCACCCATCTCGCCACCATGGGGTTCTACATCCTGCGGGTGCGCTCCAACCTGGTCGAAGTCAGAGGCGTGCTGGATCGCTGA
- a CDS encoding pseudoazurin, with translation MTKTTLLAAAFAALGGLVCATGAFAADIEIKMLNKGSDGEAMVFEPASVRVAVGDTVHFVPVDKGHDAAAVKDLIPDGVEEFKGKMSQELVVTIAKEGAYVIKCSPHWGMGMVALIVAGEGSPANLDAVKSAKLPKKTRDRLDKEIAALGL, from the coding sequence ATGACGAAAACCACCTTGCTTGCCGCCGCTTTTGCCGCCCTGGGAGGCTTGGTCTGCGCAACCGGCGCCTTCGCCGCCGATATCGAAATCAAGATGCTGAACAAGGGCTCCGATGGCGAGGCCATGGTGTTCGAGCCCGCGTCCGTGCGGGTTGCGGTCGGCGATACCGTGCATTTCGTGCCGGTCGACAAGGGACATGATGCGGCTGCCGTCAAGGATCTCATTCCGGATGGCGTCGAGGAGTTCAAAGGCAAGATGAGCCAGGAACTGGTGGTGACCATTGCGAAAGAGGGCGCCTATGTCATCAAATGCTCGCCGCATTGGGGCATGGGCATGGTCGCGCTGATCGTCGCCGGTGAGGGAAGCCCCGCCAATCTCGACGCCGTGAAGAGCGCCAAGCTGCCGAAGAAGACGCGCGATCGGCTGGACAAGGAAATCGCCGCGCTCGGGCTCTGA